One region of Dysidea avara chromosome 1, odDysAvar1.4, whole genome shotgun sequence genomic DNA includes:
- the LOC136240392 gene encoding uncharacterized protein, whose product MRVFEMAVAEDDSTAEVCLKVFTEHYPKLIDALPVEMLMAKFVSAKIVKFAEQDAILAANTQQEKARRFLQFVAVPLESSKKTHTFRSMLKVVEEHGGAYAYLAKDIYKDLLKERSIWCYPKMLQMIQVRQRKVMVLMFRLILEI is encoded by the coding sequence ATGCGCGTATTTGAAATGGCTGTAGCAGAAGACGACTCTACTGCCGAAGTATGTCTGAAGGTGTTTACAGAACATTATCCCAAACTGATAGATGCATTACCGGTTGAGATGTTGATGGCGAAGTTCGTATCGGCCAAGATAGTGAAGTTTGCAGAACAAGACGCCATATTGGCTGCAAACACTCAACAAGAGAAGGCTCGTCGCTTCCTACAGTTTGTCGCTGTGCCTTTAGAGTCGTCTAAGAAGACACACACCTTCCGCAGCATGTTAAAAGTGGTTGAAGAACATGGCGGAGCATACGCGTATCTTGCTAAAGACATTTACAAAGACTTGCTAAAAGAAAGATCAATCTGGTGTTATCCGAAGATGTTACAGATGATTCAAGTACGTCAGCGAAAG